In Mytilus galloprovincialis chromosome 1, xbMytGall1.hap1.1, whole genome shotgun sequence, the following are encoded in one genomic region:
- the LOC143075427 gene encoding ER degradation-enhancing alpha-mannosidase-like protein 1 isoform X1 gives MKNCLFVYTLCLSLGFVLNFFKLDDNFDFNEKKYGYFNESERIELLQAARDMFHFGYDNYMKYAYPEDELDPIDCEGRGHDHDNPSNININDALGDYMLSLVDTLDTLAIMGNSTEFKNAVQIVIDNLVFKSNTVQVFEVTIRMLGALLSAHLIITDPEQPFGNMSIPGYDNELLTLANDLGTRLLPAFENTKTGIPYPRVNLENGVPVDCVNTTCTSGAGTLVLEFAVLSRLLGDPIYESYARRAVRNLWQLKSNVTGLLGSVLNIQTGEWTGEMSGLGAGHDSFYEYLLKSYILFGEVEDLEMFNEAYETIKFHLRRGRLKCNNGSGYPPLYVNVHMKTGDTVNNWIDSLQAAWPGIQVLNGDIEEAICSHALFYFIWKKYGFLPERYNWNLRVPEVMFYPLRPELIESTYFLYQATKNPFYLHVGKEILQNINTYAKAECGYCTVHDVNTKELEDRMESFFLSETCKYLYLLFDEDNHLNKHASKYVFTTEGHVFPIDKRFRVKPWEEDTQTEEKEKESVTKVMSVVNVADNSTFNCDTIPNDRKHFLPLRSPYFEQLQSAIGID, from the exons ATGAAAAATTGTCTATTTGTCTACACGCTCTGCCTTTCCTTGGGTTTCGTCTTAAATTTCTTTAAACTTGAtgacaattttgattttaatgaaaagaaatatGGTTATTTCAACGAGTCTGAGAGAATCGAACTTTTACAAGCAGCTAGagatatgtttcattttggtTATGACAACTACATGAAGTATGCTTATCCTGAAGATGAATTGGACCCGATAGACTGTGAAGGGCGTGGACATGACCATGATAATCC atCCAACATCAATATTAATGATGCCCTTGGTGACTATATGCTTAGTCTGGTTGATACATTGGATACACTTGCG ataATGGGAAACAGCACAGAATTTAAGAATGCAGTACAGATTGTGATAGATAATCTTGTCTTCAAATCAAACACAGTGCAAGTTTTTGAAgtaactataag AATGTTAGGTGCCTTATTGTCAGCCCATCTTATCATCACTGACCCAGAACAGCCATTTGGTAACATGAGTATACCTGGATATGATAATGAACTATTAACCCTGGCTAATGACCTTGGCACAAGGTTACTTCCAGCTTTTGAAAACACAAAGACAGGAATCCCATATCCTAGG gtgAACTTAGAGAATGGTGTGCCAGTTGACTGTGTCAATACAACATGTACATCAGGAGCAGGAACTCTGGTCTTAGAATTTGCTGTTTTGTCCAGATTATTGGGTGATCCTATATATGAATCTTATGCAAGAAGAGCAGTTAGAAATTTATGGCAGCTTAAGTCTAATGTCACAGGATTGCTAG GAAGTGTTTTAAATATCCAGACAGGAGAATGGACAGGAGAAATGAGTGGTTTAGGAGCAGGTCATGATTCATTTTATGAATATCTGTTAAAG agtTATATATTATTTGGTGAAGTAGAAGATTTAGAAATGTTTAATGAAGCTTATGAAACAATAAAATTCCATTTACGTAGAGG GAGATTAAAGTGTAATAATGGTTCAGGTTATCCCCCTTTGTATGTTAATGTCCATATGAAAACAGGAGATACTGTAAATAATTGGATTGATTCGCTGCAGGCAGCATGGCCAGGTATTCAG GTTTTAAATGGAGACATTGAAGAAGCTATATGTTCTCAtgccttattttattttatatggaaAAAATATGGATTTTTACCAGAAAGATACAACTGGAATTTACGGGTACCAGAAGTTATGTTTTATCCACTGAGGCCAGAACTTATTGAATCCACATACTTCCTTTATCAAGCAACTAAAAATCCATTCTACCTCCATGTTGGAAAAGAAATCCTTCAAAATATTAATACCTATGCAAAAGCAGA atgTGGTTATTGCACAGTGCATGATGTCAATACAAAGGAATTGGAAGACAGAATGGAAAGTTTCTTCCTTAGTGAAACTTGTAAATATCTGTACTTG TTGTTTGATGAAGACAATCATTTAAATAAACATGCTTCAAAATATGTGTTCACGACAGAAGGACATGTGTTCCCTATAGATAAAAGGTTTAGAGTAAAACCATGGGAGGAGGATACACAGACTGAGGAGAAGGAAAAAGAAAGTGTGACAAAAGTGATGAGTGTGGTGAATGTAGCAGATAATTCTACTTTCAAT TGTGATACCATTCCTAATGATCGTAAACATTTTCTACCATTAAGAAGTCCATATTTTGAACAGCTTCAGAGTGCCATTGGTATAGATTGA
- the LOC143075427 gene encoding ER degradation-enhancing alpha-mannosidase-like protein 1 isoform X2, with product MGNSTEFKNAVQIVIDNLVFKSNTVQVFEVTIRMLGALLSAHLIITDPEQPFGNMSIPGYDNELLTLANDLGTRLLPAFENTKTGIPYPRVNLENGVPVDCVNTTCTSGAGTLVLEFAVLSRLLGDPIYESYARRAVRNLWQLKSNVTGLLGSVLNIQTGEWTGEMSGLGAGHDSFYEYLLKSYILFGEVEDLEMFNEAYETIKFHLRRGRLKCNNGSGYPPLYVNVHMKTGDTVNNWIDSLQAAWPGIQVLNGDIEEAICSHALFYFIWKKYGFLPERYNWNLRVPEVMFYPLRPELIESTYFLYQATKNPFYLHVGKEILQNINTYAKAECGYCTVHDVNTKELEDRMESFFLSETCKYLYLLFDEDNHLNKHASKYVFTTEGHVFPIDKRFRVKPWEEDTQTEEKEKESVTKVMSVVNVADNSTFNCDTIPNDRKHFLPLRSPYFEQLQSAIGID from the exons ATGGGAAACAGCACAGAATTTAAGAATGCAGTACAGATTGTGATAGATAATCTTGTCTTCAAATCAAACACAGTGCAAGTTTTTGAAgtaactataag AATGTTAGGTGCCTTATTGTCAGCCCATCTTATCATCACTGACCCAGAACAGCCATTTGGTAACATGAGTATACCTGGATATGATAATGAACTATTAACCCTGGCTAATGACCTTGGCACAAGGTTACTTCCAGCTTTTGAAAACACAAAGACAGGAATCCCATATCCTAGG gtgAACTTAGAGAATGGTGTGCCAGTTGACTGTGTCAATACAACATGTACATCAGGAGCAGGAACTCTGGTCTTAGAATTTGCTGTTTTGTCCAGATTATTGGGTGATCCTATATATGAATCTTATGCAAGAAGAGCAGTTAGAAATTTATGGCAGCTTAAGTCTAATGTCACAGGATTGCTAG GAAGTGTTTTAAATATCCAGACAGGAGAATGGACAGGAGAAATGAGTGGTTTAGGAGCAGGTCATGATTCATTTTATGAATATCTGTTAAAG agtTATATATTATTTGGTGAAGTAGAAGATTTAGAAATGTTTAATGAAGCTTATGAAACAATAAAATTCCATTTACGTAGAGG GAGATTAAAGTGTAATAATGGTTCAGGTTATCCCCCTTTGTATGTTAATGTCCATATGAAAACAGGAGATACTGTAAATAATTGGATTGATTCGCTGCAGGCAGCATGGCCAGGTATTCAG GTTTTAAATGGAGACATTGAAGAAGCTATATGTTCTCAtgccttattttattttatatggaaAAAATATGGATTTTTACCAGAAAGATACAACTGGAATTTACGGGTACCAGAAGTTATGTTTTATCCACTGAGGCCAGAACTTATTGAATCCACATACTTCCTTTATCAAGCAACTAAAAATCCATTCTACCTCCATGTTGGAAAAGAAATCCTTCAAAATATTAATACCTATGCAAAAGCAGA atgTGGTTATTGCACAGTGCATGATGTCAATACAAAGGAATTGGAAGACAGAATGGAAAGTTTCTTCCTTAGTGAAACTTGTAAATATCTGTACTTG TTGTTTGATGAAGACAATCATTTAAATAAACATGCTTCAAAATATGTGTTCACGACAGAAGGACATGTGTTCCCTATAGATAAAAGGTTTAGAGTAAAACCATGGGAGGAGGATACACAGACTGAGGAGAAGGAAAAAGAAAGTGTGACAAAAGTGATGAGTGTGGTGAATGTAGCAGATAATTCTACTTTCAAT TGTGATACCATTCCTAATGATCGTAAACATTTTCTACCATTAAGAAGTCCATATTTTGAACAGCTTCAGAGTGCCATTGGTATAGATTGA
- the LOC143061018 gene encoding uncharacterized protein LOC143061018: MGAMLTKLNCCKNCRKSNKVHPTRRSTDFVLGEPSRQEDRTSIDIIKDLTETGFITQKSGGVKFSVDLFHTSNETKKPRRLPALVCPERHKLKKEDTTLKQGNNIQYDREEKDLMTEIRRNGALAEKGNTARKSEERRKEVIARRDAIIKRKIRKTEEKLRKDAERTEQMKKGNQNAEIIEKSEDVTAVGDDLPIVSV; encoded by the exons ATGGGGGCTATGCTGACAAAATTGAACTGTTGTAAAAATTGCAGGAAATCGAACAAGGTTCACCCAACAAGGAGATCAACTGACTTTGTTTTGGGTGAACCGTCACGACAAGAAGATCGAACTTCAATCGATATAATCAAAGACTTAACAGAGACTGGATTTATCACACAGAAGTCAGGAGGTGTTAAATTTTCTGTAGACTTATTTCATACCAGTAATGAAACGAAAAAACCAAGACGCCTTCCGGCCTTAGTTTGTCCGGAAAGACACAAACTTAAAAAAGAAGACACCACGTTAAAACAAG GAAATAACATTCAATATGACAGAGAAGAGAAAGACCTAATGACGGAAATAAGGAGAAACGGGGCACTAGCTGAAAAGG GTAATACTGCAAGGAAGAGCGAAGAGCGAAGAAAGGAGGTGATTGCGAGAAGAGACGCAATCATAAAACGAAAAATTAGGAAGACAGAGGAAAAACTCAGAAAAGATGCCGAACGAACAGAACAGATGAAGAAAGGAAATCAGAATGctgaaattattgaaaaaagcGAAGACGTTACCGCTGTGGGAGACGATCTTCCAATAGTATCTGTGTAA